The genomic stretch TGATCCTGGTCAACCCACTGGATATTCTCACCCTTAAAGGCATCCTTTACCTTATCCCGTTCATGGCCTACAACGACATATGTCTTTTCTACACCGCTTAATTCATTGAGCGTTTTAAGCATGTAATAAAGCAACGGCTGGCCGCATATTTCCTGAAGCACTTTGGGGCGGTCCGAACCCATCCGCGTCCCCTTGCCAGCGGCCAAGACCACAGCAGCAACCCTAATCTTACCTTTCTTCATTTATACCATCCCGGGTTATATCCGCAAAATGTTATTTGTGATCATCAACCGGAGGCGTATGTTCCGGCGCGGTATTCTCAGCACCAATAAACTTCTCCAGTTCCTCTATGGCTACATCCACGCCATCCTTCTGGGCTTTTAACTGCTTCAGGAGGATTCCAACCGATGCCTGAAGATTCTGGCTGAGCTTCACCATCGTCTCTTCCTTGATGGCGGCCAGGTCTTTAAGGGCGACCTTGATATCTTCCAGCCGCTTCTCTATCTCTTTCATCATCTTCTGTTCCCGGTCATACATCTGGATATCCACGTAACTCTTCAGAGCATAACTTGATTCTATATTGGCAATGCGTTTGGATGATTCCATCTCAAACTTGCCGATAGAATCCTTCACCTGCTTGGACAATTCCGCGGTGGTCTCTTCTTTGCTCTTCTTGACTTCCTCAAGAACGAAACCTTTGGAGGCGCAGCCGATAAACATGCTGCCACCCAATAAAAGTGCGCTGCCCATTACTAACAACTTCCTCATATCTCCCCCTCCATTAGTGGCTGTTAGTCATCTGCCCGCATGGGCGGATGGCGTTATAGCCACTTATGTCCCGATGAATATCGGGACTACATTATTATCTATTTCTTTTCTCTTATTTCTTCAACAAGAGCGGTTAATTTCACTTCTTTCTCTATTCCGGTCGCCATCTCTTTAAGTTTAACTACATCTCTGGACAGTTCGTCCGGTCCGAGCACCGCCACAAACCGCGCCTTAAGTTTATCCGCGTTCCTGAACTGGGCCTTGACGCTCTTGGCCTCGTAATCCATATCAGCGCTGATTGATTCATTCCGCAGCTGTCTAACCACCTGAAACGCCTGCGCACCCAAAGTCGGGTCCGTGGTCACGACATACACTGCCAGCGCCGATTGGCCAATCTCCTTTTTAACAACATTCTTCAGGACTTCAATTACCCGCTCCAAGCCGATGCCAAACCCAACGGCCGGAGTGGCCGGACCGCCCATTTCGGCAATCAGGTTGTCGTACCGGCCGCCGCCACAGAGCGTATCCTGGGCGCCCAACCCGGAGTGGGTTATCTCGAAAACCGTCCGGGTATAATAATCAAACCCCCGGACCAGATGATTGTTCAAGCTATAGCTTATCTTGCTATCATCCAGCCCTTTTCGGACCGCCTCAAAATGCCCCTTGCAACCCGGACAGAGGTATTTCTCTAAAGGCTCAATTTGAGACCCAATTTCATAACATTTCCTGTTCTTGCAGTCAAGAATTCTCAGGATATTTTTGCTAAATCTGCGCTGGCAGTCCCCGCACAAATCAGCCGTTGATTTGGACAAACTATCCCTGAGCGCCTCGCTATATGTCTCGCGGCATTCAGGGCAGCCGATAGAATTTATGCTCAACCGGTAATCCTTGATGCCCAGCGCCTCAAAGAATCTCAGCGCCAGGTCAATCACCTCAACGTCCAGCAAGGGATGGTCGGAACCCAGCGCCTCAACGCCGACTGAATGAAACTCACGTAAGCGGCCTTTCTGTGGACGCTCATATCTGAACAAGGACCCCAGATAATAAAACTTTTGGAATTTCTTAATCTTATCCAGATTGTTTTCCAGGTAAGCCCGAACCACCGGCGCAGTCAATTCCGGTCTGAGCACCATCGCATCCTTATCATCGGGCTCCTCTTTCCGTGATTGTAATAAATACATCTGCTTTTCCACCACATCGGATGTCTCGCCAGCCGAGCGGTTAAAGACAGAATAAAACTCCATTATGGGCGTGCGGATCTCAGAATAGCCGTATCTGCCGAAAACATCCTTGACCGTATCTTCAACAAACTTCCAGAGCCCCATCTGCTCCGGCAGAATATCCTCTGTCCCTTGCGGCTTTCTTAATTTCATATCCCAATGATATTAAAGCCATTCATCAATATCAAGAAATTCAATATGAATAATAAACCGGACATGCTTTATCCCAGGGCTTCTGTAATAATCTTGTAACTCCGTTCCGTGTCATCTCCGGGTTTGCATTCTATCCATTTTATATCCGGGAAGCGCCGGAACCAGGTCATCTGCTTCCGGGCTAAGTAGCGGGTGCCCTTCTTAACTTCCTCTTTGGCCACCTCTAATGTGATCTCTCCATTCAGATGCCTGATAACCTCCTTGTAACCGATGGCCTCCCCGGCCTGCTTACCCAATCCTTTGCCAGAATTAATTAAACCTTTAACCTCTTCCACCAACCCAGCATTAAACATCCGCTCCACCCGCTCATCAATCCGCAGGTATAATTCCTCCGGCTTCCATTTCAGGCCAACCATCTTCACCGAATAGCGCAACTCGGTCTTGCTAAAATGGGTTTGTAATGACGAGATGGTTTTGCCGGTCAGGCGATAAACCTCCAACGCCCGGATAATCCGCTTGCGGTCATTGGCATGAATCTTATCCGCCTTAGCCGGGTCAACCTTTATTAATTGCTCGTAGAGAAATGCCAGCCCCTTTTCCGAGGCGGCCTTTTCTAATTCGGCTCTTATTACTGAATCAGTGCCTGAACCGGAAAATATCCCGTAGAGCCACGCCTTGAGATACATCGGCGTGCCGCAGACCAACAAAGGTTTCCTGTCCCGTTTGTTAATATCCGCAATTGCCTTATCGCAGTCACGGACAAACTTAGCCACATTATATTCTTCATGCGGTTCAACTATATCTATCAGGTGATATCGTAACTTCTTCTGCTGTTCCGAAAACGGTTTGGACGTGCCGATATCCATACCCCGGTATATCTTCATCGAGTCAGCCGAGATTATTTCGTAATCACCCTGATTGGCGATTCGGGAGGCAAGGGCGCTCTTACCGCTGGCGGTCTGGCCAATGATTATCCTGAGCATACCTTCCACCTTTAGTAATCATGCGGCGGTTTAGAAGGCAAATCCGGGTCTATGGTATGATCGAACTTGTCCTTGATGTCATCCATGGTCTGCTTGGGGACAAAACGGGTATGCAGCCAGTAACATAAATAAAGGAAGAAACCGATAATGATGATGAATTCAAACGGACTGAAGACCTTGGGGGTAATACAGGCATTGATGGTATCGGCAATCCCACTGACCACTCCCTGCAAAATAGGTATCTTCTTGTAACTGGACAGGAAATCAGCCGCAATCTTGACGCCCTTGACGCCGATTAACACCGCGGCAAACAGCGCGCCGAAGAAAGCGATATTCCGGCCCAGGAAACCTCTCAGCAAACGTTCGGTCATGCGCCAGACCAGCCAGACCAGTCCGGCCGTGGTCGCGCAGGCAAAAAGAAACGCCACTACGCTATCAACTATCTGCCAACTTGTCGGTTCTGTCATACTAAACATTCCTTTCCTTTAAAGGGGTCAACCCCGCACATAATAAACATTTTAAGTATCTCATCATCTATCACCAACGGCTTAACCACTTTCCATCAAGATTGTTACCATCATTTATGTGCGGGGTCAATTAAATACCGCTAAAAAACTTGACTCCATAATCCGATACTATTATACTATGATAAAGAGCCAGAAGATACCCCGGCTTAGCCCGGCGTTGAGCGGATTATTAGAAAGTAAAGCAACAATGAAGAAACCGCCGCAGACCGAAGAAGTATTCAAGCGGTTTGAGATCGGATTATATGAAGCCGCCCTGCGCTCAAACCCCAATAATGTCGAAGCCCTCCGTTCCCTGGGTTATATCTATTCCCGCGAAGGACTGCATGACAAGGCCGTGGAGATAGACAAGCGCCTGGTCCGGCTCCTGCCTGAAGAATCCATTGTCCATTACAACCTGGCCTGTTCATACTCCCAGCTCAATAATCTTGAGGGCGCCTTGAGCGAACTGGAGATGTCCGTGCTCCTGGGTTATAATGATTGGAAGCATATGGACGGCGACAAAGACCTGGACAACCTCAGAAAAGACCCCCGCTACCAGCAAGTGATGTCAGCGCTCAAGAAGAAGTACATTGTCTAAAAGTAGACAGTATACAGTAGTCAGTAGACAGCAAAAAGAAATGAAAAACGCTAACTCTATTGTGCTATTATCCGGCGGACTTGACTCCACGGTTTCCCTGGCCCTGGCTATCAGGAAAGGACTCCAAGTAAAATTAGCCCTGACCTTTGATTACGGCCAGAAATCAGCCCAACAGGAAATCCGCTCGGCCCGGTTCCTGTGCCGAAAGTATCACATAAAGCACCAGGTATTCAACCTGAAATGGCTGGGCAAACTTTCCCGTAATCCGCTGACTGATAAGAAACAGCCGGTTCCCAAGCGTATGGCGTCTCATCTGGTCTGGATTCCCAATCGCAATGCCCTGTTCATAAATATCGCGGCCGCATTTGCCGAGGCGCTGGGCTATAAATACATCATCACTGGATTTAATAAAGAAGAAGCAATCAATTTCCCGGACAACTCCATCCCCTTTATCAATGCCGTCAATAAGACACTCAAATACTCCACGCTCAAAGGCAATGTCAAGGTAGTCAGTTTTACCGCTAAGATGGACAAGAAGCAAATGACCAGCCAAGCCCTGAAGTTAGGGCTACCGCTGAACAAACTCTGGAGTTGTTATACGGGCGGCCTGCCTGCCGGTAGGCACGGCAAGACTCCCTGCGGGGTCTGCGAATCCTGTTTACACCGAGGCGGCAACGCCACTCCCCCTTAATGAGACTGTGTCATAATGTCATTGCGAGGAGCGGAGCGACGAAGCAATCTCATGTTTCCCTCATAAAATAGAGATTGCCACGCTCCCGGAGTTTACCCCGTCGTATGACGGGGGTCGCTCGCAATGACAAAAAAAATGGGTTGCGACACAGTCTCAACAAAGGGGGTCAGGGGGTTGTGGGCATTTCTAAGGGGTAATTCTTACCGCAACTTATTAAACTTCATAGAGTTAGGTTATCTTACCCTTATGTCTGTATTTCTTCCCCGGAGTCCCGGATTTCTTTCCGGGAGTCCCGGATTTCTTTCCGGTAACTACGGATTTCTTCCCTGTAACTACAGATTTCGTCCCGGTAGCTACGGATTTCTTCCCCGTAACTACAGATTTCTTCCCCGTAACTACGGATTTCTTCCCTGTAACTACAGATTTCTTCCCTGTAACTACGGATTTCTTCTCCGTAACTACGGATTTCTTCCCTGTAACTACGGATTTCTTCCCCGATGCATCGGAATCTTTCCGCCCTAAGACGGAATCTTTCCACCCTAAGACGGAAACCTTCAGCCCCTGGGGATAAATCACTTGTTTATGGCCTGTAGTCAATCGGCTCTGGCTTATAGTCAACTGTCTATGACTTATAGCCAATCATCCCTGACTCAGGTATAATCATCCTTGAACCAGGTACAGTCGTCCCTGACTCAGGTACAGTCGTCTCTGACCCAAGGGGATGTCCTTATAACCCGTGGCGATGCCGCGAAGCTCATAGAAAGGTGAATAAGGAAGGGTAAAAGGCTGTCTTGGGAAAACGCAGGCCTGGAAGTCAGATATTTAAGGAGTTACAGAGGCAGGTGGGTGTCACCGGCCCTTGAATTCCCGCTTGCCCGCTTGGAACTTAGGCGTTATTTACCATATATGGATTTGTTGGGGACATTATTATTCATAGAAGACACAAGTGCAAACTTGCCAAGGAATGAAATATCCATCTCTTTTTTTATTGCATTAGATTTGTCGGACAACCAAGGGTATTCTATTATTTTTGCTTTAACCTCAACTGTTATTGGCGTTTTAATTACTGTATTATTGAATTTAAAAGATACATTCCCTTTATAACTACGGGGAAAAGTACTTGTTCCATATCCCTCCCATGAAATAGGAGAAATCTGTTCTAATTTTTTATGTCCCGCATCATACAAAACCACTGCAACATCCTCCCATTTAACATCTCCTTTATAATGCAAGATTTCGAACATTACCTTAAAGATGCCATCTTGCCATCTAAGTAAAATCGTATTTCTTGAAACCTCCAAATTATTATCTTTTGTGATAATTGTTATTTCATTATCCTTGATTAATTGCCGCGTGTTTTCAGAGTCAGCAACTATAATGGGCACGCAAGTGATTTTACTGTAAGCACTCGTGTTAATCTCATTATTGTCAAGTGTGCAACAACTAATACAACAGTAAAAAAATATTAGCCTTATTGGAATTAACAAATATCTACACATATTACCTCCATCTAATTTTCCCTGTGACACACACCTCGCCTCCAATTGACTTTTTATGCTCCAAGTATATATAACGCTGCTTTTGATGTCAATTGAAATCCACACCTACCGGTAGGTAGATTCGCTATGTGCGGTCCCTTCGGGTTCGTGTGTATCTGTGTGCATCTGTGGTTTCAAATTCCGGTGTTTTGAATTACCAAGATATTCATTAAGCGAGAAGACCTGCATCTGGCCTTTGCGGACTAGTTCAATGGCATTGGCCGCGGCCCGGGCCGCGGTGATAGTGGTGATAAACGGTATGCCCAGTTCCACAGCCAGACGCCGCATCCGATAGCCGTCCCGTTTTGGGCCGCTACCCTCGGTCGGCGTATTAATAATAAGTTTGACCTTACCTTCCCGCATCAGCGAGAGCGCATTGGGCGTCTGCCGTTCACTGATGCGCCAGACCGTGGTCACCGGAACTTTATTATTAACTAAATACTGCGCCGTGCCTTTGGTGGCAATAATCGTCAGTCCGTTTTCCGTTAGTTTGCGGGCAATCGGGGCTATCTTTTCCTTGTCCGAATCGCAGACCGTGATATAGACCTGGCCTTCGGTCGGCAGAGAATTCCCGGCCGCCAGCAACGCCTTGTAATAGGCCAGGCCGAATGATTTGTCTATGCCCATGACCTCGCCGGTCGATTTCATCTCCGGCCCCAGAATGGCATCCACACCGGGCAGTTTCATAAACGGGAATACCGGCGCCTTGACCGAGACATAATCCACCTGCACCATTTCAATCAGTCCGAGTTGCTTGAGCGTGGCTCCGAGCATCAGTTTCGTGGCAATCTTAGCCATGGGCACGCCGATGGTCTTGGAGACATAAGGCACGGTCCGGCTGGCCCGCGGGTTGGCCTCAATCATATAAACCTTGTTGTCCTTGACCGCCAACTGGATGTTAATCAGCCCGATGGTCTTCAATGCCAGCGTCACCTCTCTGGTGATGCGCTTGATTTCGGCAATAATCTCCGGCTTAAGCGTCTGGGTCGGTATGACACAGCCGGCATCGCCGGAATGCACCCCGGCTTCTTCAATATGCTCCATAATCGCGCCGATAAAAACATCCGTGCCGTCCGACAGCGCGTCCACGTCTATCTCCACGGCATTGGAGATATATTTATCCACCAGCACCGGATGCTTTTTGGATATCCGGGCCGCCGAGGTGATATAGAATTCCAGGTCCTTTTCGTTATGGACGATTTCCATGCCCCGCCCGCCCAGGACATAACTGGGCCGGACCAGGACCGGGTAGCCAATCTTGCCGGCCAGTTCGCGCACCTCGTCAAATGAATAACCGGTATGCCCTTCGGGCTGGATAACGCCCATCTTGCGCATGAGCGCCTCAAACCTGCGCCGGTCTTCGGCCATGTCTATGGAATCAGCCGGCGTGCCGAATATCTTGGTCTTAAGGTCTTTTCTCCGGCTCAACTCGGCCTGCAGCGGCATAGCCAGATTAACCGAGGTCTGGCCGCCGAACTGGACCACCACGCCATCCGGATTTTCCAGTTCAATGACATTCATGACATCCTCAAAGGTCAGCGGCTCGAAATAGAGCCGGTCTGAGATGTCGTAGTCCGTGGACACGGTCTCGGGATTATTATTTATGATGATGGCCTTGATGCCCTGTTCGCGCAGGGCCATGACGCCGTGCACACAGCAGTAATCAAATTCAATGCCCTGGCCGATGCGGATGGGCCCGCCGCCCAGGATGAGAACCTTGGTCGGTTGGCCGGTCTGCCGGTCTGCCGGTCTATCGGTTTGACTGGCTGACTGGCTGACTGGCTGACTGGTTAACTGGCTTTCGTATGTCGAGTAGAAATACGGTGTCTTGGCCTCAAACTCAGCCGCGCAGGTGTCCACCATCTTATATGAAACGTTTATGCCCAACGCCTGGCGATGCGCCGTAATCTTCGGCTCGTCCATTCCCAGCACATAACCGATATATTCGTCTGAGAATCCCATCTGTTTCAGGTGATAGAAAAATTCCTTATCCAGCTTGCCGAAACCACGCAGTTTCAATTCCTGTTCGGCCTTTACTATATTATG from Planctomycetota bacterium encodes the following:
- a CDS encoding histidine--tRNA ligase, with the translated sequence MKLRKPQGTEDILPEQMGLWKFVEDTVKDVFGRYGYSEIRTPIMEFYSVFNRSAGETSDVVEKQMYLLQSRKEEPDDKDAMVLRPELTAPVVRAYLENNLDKIKKFQKFYYLGSLFRYERPQKGRLREFHSVGVEALGSDHPLLDVEVIDLALRFFEALGIKDYRLSINSIGCPECRETYSEALRDSLSKSTADLCGDCQRRFSKNILRILDCKNRKCYEIGSQIEPLEKYLCPGCKGHFEAVRKGLDDSKISYSLNNHLVRGFDYYTRTVFEITHSGLGAQDTLCGGGRYDNLIAEMGGPATPAVGFGIGLERVIEVLKNVVKKEIGQSALAVYVVTTDPTLGAQAFQVVRQLRNESISADMDYEAKSVKAQFRNADKLKARFVAVLGPDELSRDVVKLKEMATGIEKEVKLTALVEEIREKK
- the miaA gene encoding tRNA (adenosine(37)-N6)-dimethylallyltransferase MiaA, whose protein sequence is MLRIIIGQTASGKSALASRIANQGDYEIISADSMKIYRGMDIGTSKPFSEQQKKLRYHLIDIVEPHEEYNVAKFVRDCDKAIADINKRDRKPLLVCGTPMYLKAWLYGIFSGSGTDSVIRAELEKAASEKGLAFLYEQLIKVDPAKADKIHANDRKRIIRALEVYRLTGKTISSLQTHFSKTELRYSVKMVGLKWKPEELYLRIDERVERMFNAGLVEEVKGLINSGKGLGKQAGEAIGYKEVIRHLNGEITLEVAKEEVKKGTRYLARKQMTWFRRFPDIKWIECKPGDDTERSYKIITEALG
- a CDS encoding tetratricopeptide repeat protein: MIKSQKIPRLSPALSGLLESKATMKKPPQTEEVFKRFEIGLYEAALRSNPNNVEALRSLGYIYSREGLHDKAVEIDKRLVRLLPEESIVHYNLACSYSQLNNLEGALSELEMSVLLGYNDWKHMDGDKDLDNLRKDPRYQQVMSALKKKYIV
- the queC gene encoding 7-cyano-7-deazaguanine synthase QueC; protein product: MKNANSIVLLSGGLDSTVSLALAIRKGLQVKLALTFDYGQKSAQQEIRSARFLCRKYHIKHQVFNLKWLGKLSRNPLTDKKQPVPKRMASHLVWIPNRNALFINIAAAFAEALGYKYIITGFNKEEAINFPDNSIPFINAVNKTLKYSTLKGNVKVVSFTAKMDKKQMTSQALKLGLPLNKLWSCYTGGLPAGRHGKTPCGVCESCLHRGGNATPP
- the carB gene encoding carbamoyl-phosphate synthase large subunit; protein product: MPKRTDLKKLMIIGSGPIVIGQAAEFDFSGTQACRSLREEGYQVVLVNSNPATIQTDIETADVTYVEPLTAEMLTRIIEKERPQGILSGMGGQTALNLCSELAELGVLKKYNVELLGSSSKTIAASEDRDLFRQLMHDIKEPTPRSVACHTLEEVLSVIDQVGGYPVIIRAAYTLGGTGSGIAENKEQLEEIVTLGLSYSRIKQVLVEECVLGWAEYEYEVMRDKNDNCIIICNMENLDPMGVHTGESIVIAPSQTLSDRDHQMFRNASLKIIRALGIEGGCNVQFALNSANGQYRVIEVNPRVSRSSALASKATGYPIARVAAKIAVGLALDEIPNSVTGKTFASFEPALDYVVMKIPRWPFDKFRTVDRRIGTQMKSTGEVMAIGRTVEESIMKAVRSLETDRIAIEPEAWSKSTLLSELVEPTDKRLFAIVEALRRGYQPTTLADITKWDIFFINKLHNIVKAEQELKLRGFGKLDKEFFYHLKQMGFSDEYIGYVLGMDEPKITAHRQALGINVSYKMVDTCAAEFEAKTPYFYSTYESQLTSQPVSQSASQTDRPADRQTGQPTKVLILGGGPIRIGQGIEFDYCCVHGVMALREQGIKAIIINNNPETVSTDYDISDRLYFEPLTFEDVMNVIELENPDGVVVQFGGQTSVNLAMPLQAELSRRKDLKTKIFGTPADSIDMAEDRRRFEALMRKMGVIQPEGHTGYSFDEVRELAGKIGYPVLVRPSYVLGGRGMEIVHNEKDLEFYITSAARISKKHPVLVDKYISNAVEIDVDALSDGTDVFIGAIMEHIEEAGVHSGDAGCVIPTQTLKPEIIAEIKRITREVTLALKTIGLINIQLAVKDNKVYMIEANPRASRTVPYVSKTIGVPMAKIATKLMLGATLKQLGLIEMVQVDYVSVKAPVFPFMKLPGVDAILGPEMKSTGEVMGIDKSFGLAYYKALLAAGNSLPTEGQVYITVCDSDKEKIAPIARKLTENGLTIIATKGTAQYLVNNKVPVTTVWRISERQTPNALSLMREGKVKLIINTPTEGSGPKRDGYRMRRLAVELGIPFITTITAARAAANAIELVRKGQMQVFSLNEYLGNSKHRNLKPQMHTDTHEPEGTAHSESTYR